In the Primulina eburnea isolate SZY01 chromosome 15, ASM2296580v1, whole genome shotgun sequence genome, CTCATGTTTGATTCAGTTAAGGTTGTCTTCATTTCTCTGTCCTAAAATGGCATTTTCAATAACTTTGTcattaaaaaatacattttgccCCTCCTATTCCTTCATTAGGAGTCTGATCATTAATCAATTGCCTGTTATATTCAAAATTGCCAGTTATATTCATGTTAAATTACAATTAAAAACACTTCTATCCCAACATATAACATAACCATAGGACCAAACGCCTAGTACTTCTGTACGTACCACACAAGATTAACAAAGTTATATTATTATGGAGGTTAATAGAACATGCGGAGGCATTTTTTGAGTAACACCTCACGATACATACAACACATACATCAGTCACGAAGACCCGTCGCTACAAGAGGACGCAAAATGTTGGTGGCAAAAGATAAACAGTAGATTACACAATCCGATGAAGGAAATTTTGGTAGATACAGATATGCACACTGCGCACGCTACTGATACTCACATGGGGTAATCATATTCTTCCATTTCTTGAGGTATCAGATAATTCCGGCAAAGAGGACATGTTGCGTTCCAGTACTTCAACCACTTCTCAAGGCACAACTTGTGGAAAATGTGGCCACAAGAAAGGCGATTAACCTCTGAAGTTGGCTCAAGTGCAGTTAGGCAGATTGAGCATTCTTGTTTGGGGCTGTTGGCTAAGAAAATTGAATCATACCGCATTGCTGGTGTTCGGCTTCTGAACTCCTCCATGTACGATTCTGAGGGTCTCGCACAGTATTCAGATGAATCAGAGGGCTCGACCGATAATTCTTCCCATGATTTAATATGAATGCCGATCACATGAAGTATTGAGCAAACAATTTCTTTGAAAATGGAGATGGATATTGCTGTGTTTGCCAGGATTATACAGAGGACTCCGGCATCGGCTGGATTAGGATAAGATGATATAGCCATTCTGAAAAGGCAAACCTAATCAAAATTCGAAAGAATTGAGTCAGCCAACATGAGGCTATATTTCGACAAGGTACCAACAAAAGAACCGCACCCGTAATACATGGTATTTTCCCCAAATTATGCCACATAATCTAACCAACTCAAATTTTTGCACATAGAAAGCcaatatcaataaaaaaattccaACAGTTTGTACAAAACTTTTGTGGGGCTTTGCACATTTTGGTTCTTGAACCAAACAAATCATGCTCGGTGAAGAAAAATCCCCACACTCAGTGGAAGTGCAAACTCAAATGCTCTTTTACAATCGAGAAACACTCAAATCAATCAACCAAGTAATGATTTGAGCAAATACTCAATCCAAGCTTTTTGTTGTGCCTTAATTATCAACTTCATCACCAACCATCTATCCTAAGCCTACTTCACTTCTACTGTGAGGGTGGCACAAAGTCCAGGGGGCGATGAATGCACGACACACGCGAGGTGTCGTGTAAATCCGTAACAAGTGGTATAGCAGCCATATAATTGTACCACATTTGTGAAATAATGGTAAGTAGCTCTTCGAAAGTGAATCACAAAACATCAATTTGAGTTCCAAAATAAGAGCGGCCTAAACTTTCACCAAGAAGACAGGACTTGCAAGTCGCAAACAACCAACCACTCACAAAAGGAATATTTCCGTTATTTAGAAATTTGAATACATCCTTCCTCAAATTTCCTCGTAGATTCATTCACATAACACTACGCTTTCTTGACACAACATCGAAAAAACAAAACAGAAATTATAAGCACAATAGAGGAAATCATTCATCTTCAAGACAAACCATTTACAACACAAAAATGGCCAAAACAAAACAAGATCAAATCAAAACAGAATCACCACAGCAGCAATCAAGACCATATCCAACATCATGAGCGGAAAACAGAAGATCTATCAAAACTAAGAACATGAGACCCCAAAAAAGAAGCCAAAGAACGGAAAGATTCGAACCCATTAAAAGAAACAGCTATTTGTGGTGACACAGTACAAGAAATAATTAGACAGACTCACAGTTTATGAGATTGAGCTCAAaaatcagttttttttttccaatcaaGAATAGTGAGATTGAAAGAAAGAGATTAAATTTTGTTTGTGAGGTGAAGAATTCAATTGGAATTTTGgtaatgatgcataaaaacagtatattttttttaatttcaattttgtGTTTTCTAGATGAATCTCAAATCGTGCTAAAGCGACTGTTGACCCCACCACCGAGCCAGTGGACTCACTTCCCAATGCTACCTCTTCCCCATCATCGCCAGCCATGTTGGGTTCAAACTCT is a window encoding:
- the LOC140815526 gene encoding probable E3 ubiquitin-protein ligase XERICO, with amino-acid sequence MAISSYPNPADAGVLCIILANTAISISIFKEIVCSILHVIGIHIKSWEELSVEPSDSSEYCARPSESYMEEFRSRTPAMRYDSIFLANSPKQECSICLTALEPTSEVNRLSCGHIFHKLCLEKWLKYWNATCPLCRNYLIPQEMEEYDYPM